A section of the Nitrososphaerota archaeon genome encodes:
- a CDS encoding phosphoribosylformylglycinamidine cyclo-ligase — protein MITYKSTGVDVSKIKKSQSAIGKIIASTHSGIVKSGFGHYAGLVGIHGGKYLATHTDGVGTKVLIANLLKKYDTIGIDCVAMNVNDIICIGAKPVSFVDYIAANRNNESVFKEIAKGLASGAKKSGVPIVGGETAIMPDLFEEQKFAFDLAGMVAGLVDKTKIILGNKIMSGDAIIGIASTGIHSNGYSLARKALLKKYSVSDNVRGVGKIGHAMLTPTEIYVKPVLDIISSCQVHGLANITGGAFTKLLRLKKTGFVLDMMPEPPKIMELIENLGVSYEEMYKTFNMGVGFCIIAPKNQVNKIMSICKKHRLVSYEIGHISAKVGVFLDNKKLA, from the coding sequence ATGATAACCTACAAGTCCACAGGAGTTGACGTTTCTAAAATCAAGAAAAGCCAATCGGCAATCGGAAAAATAATTGCATCAACTCACTCTGGAATTGTAAAATCTGGATTTGGTCACTATGCTGGCCTTGTTGGGATTCACGGCGGAAAATACCTGGCAACGCACACAGACGGTGTTGGGACTAAGGTATTGATTGCAAATTTGCTAAAAAAATACGACACCATTGGTATAGACTGTGTCGCAATGAACGTCAATGATATTATTTGCATTGGTGCAAAGCCGGTATCATTTGTTGACTATATTGCCGCAAACCGCAACAACGAGTCCGTGTTTAAGGAAATCGCAAAAGGATTAGCTTCTGGCGCAAAAAAATCCGGCGTTCCAATTGTCGGCGGCGAAACCGCAATCATGCCGGATTTATTTGAGGAACAGAAATTTGCGTTTGACCTGGCAGGAATGGTTGCAGGTCTAGTCGACAAAACTAAGATAATACTTGGAAACAAGATCATGTCAGGTGACGCAATAATCGGAATTGCGAGCACTGGAATCCATTCCAATGGCTATTCACTGGCAAGAAAGGCCCTGCTGAAAAAATATTCAGTTTCTGACAATGTCAGGGGAGTGGGCAAAATTGGCCATGCAATGCTGACGCCAACAGAGATCTATGTCAAGCCCGTTTTGGATATCATATCAAGCTGTCAAGTGCACGGTCTAGCAAACATCACAGGTGGCGCATTTACCAAGCTTTTGAGGCTAAAAAAGACTGGATTTGTGCTTGACATGATGCCAGAGCCGCCAAAGATAATGGAGCTAATAGAAAATCTTGGAGTGTCATACGAGGAAATGTACAAGACATTCAACATGGGGGTGGGATTCTGCATCATAGCGCCAAAAAACCAGGTAAACAAGATAATGTCGATTTGCAAAAAGCACAGACTAGTATCATATGAGATTGGCCACATTTCTGCAAAAGTCGGCGTCTTTTTGGACAACAAAAAGCTGGCATAG
- a CDS encoding cation:proton antiporter, which yields MESHFVQVIISVCVLLFAAKLMAELFVRIRLPIVLGELLAGMIVGPFAIGAFLVFQGEQLFVLTEEVKILGEIGAIVILFMAGLEMTPKEFIRGGKASFTVGTLGVVVPFFVGFLVFQFFGFNALQAMLVATALTATSIAISVQVLSEFGKLKTPEARLIIGAAVIDDILAIAVLSVVTSIGGSGTEVDITDAVFTIFKVLAFFAAMAIAAIFLVPRMVNSEMWKASGSIEGIVTAAFFGAAGIAAWIGLSPILGSFVVGMALSTTKVFERVEHYIGKLGLIFAPLFFAIIGAQVDFRGINSEVMLIAAVIIGVAIATKLLGCGLPAMLFLKNKAQSRRVGIAMISRGEVGLIVAGVGLSSGVLMPNIYTTIVVMVAVTSLITPIWLKLEYRKDIQQSTGTQN from the coding sequence ATGGAATCGCATTTTGTTCAGGTTATTATTTCTGTGTGTGTTTTGCTTTTTGCCGCCAAGCTCATGGCGGAATTATTTGTCAGGATACGACTACCAATAGTACTTGGAGAGTTGCTTGCAGGAATGATAGTAGGGCCGTTTGCAATCGGCGCATTTTTGGTTTTCCAGGGGGAACAACTATTCGTACTCACGGAGGAGGTAAAAATTCTGGGCGAAATTGGTGCAATTGTGATTTTGTTCATGGCCGGTCTGGAGATGACCCCAAAGGAATTCATCCGAGGTGGCAAGGCGTCATTTACCGTCGGAACGTTAGGTGTTGTGGTTCCGTTCTTTGTAGGGTTTTTGGTATTCCAGTTCTTTGGCTTTAATGCATTACAAGCAATGCTGGTGGCAACTGCACTCACCGCAACAAGTATTGCAATTTCGGTCCAGGTGCTAAGCGAGTTTGGTAAGCTAAAAACTCCCGAAGCCCGACTTATCATAGGAGCTGCTGTAATTGACGATATTTTGGCAATTGCGGTATTGTCTGTTGTGACATCAATTGGAGGAAGTGGAACCGAAGTGGACATCACCGATGCCGTCTTTACAATATTCAAGGTCCTGGCGTTCTTTGCAGCCATGGCAATTGCCGCAATATTTCTGGTTCCCCGCATGGTCAACTCGGAAATGTGGAAGGCAAGCGGAAGCATAGAAGGAATCGTGACTGCAGCGTTCTTTGGTGCTGCGGGCATTGCTGCATGGATTGGCCTCTCGCCGATTTTAGGTTCGTTTGTTGTAGGCATGGCGCTATCCACTACGAAAGTCTTTGAGAGAGTTGAGCACTATATTGGAAAACTGGGTCTGATATTTGCGCCATTGTTCTTTGCAATAATCGGTGCCCAAGTTGATTTCCGTGGAATAAATTCAGAGGTAATGTTAATTGCAGCAGTAATAATCGGTGTTGCAATTGCTACCAAGCTGTTGGGATGCGGTCTGCCCGCAATGCTGTTTTTGAAAAATAAGGCCCAGTCAAGGCGGGTCGGAATTGCGATGATTTCCAGAGGAGAGGTTGGCCTCATCGTTGCAGGCGTTGGCCTGTCCAGTGGTGTATTGATGCCAAACATCTACACCACTATCGTAGTTATGGTGGCAGTAACGTCGCTAATTACACCGATTTGGCTCAAGTTGGAATATCGAAAAGACATACAGCAAAGTACTGGTACTCAGAATTAG
- a CDS encoding tRNA uridine(34) 5-carboxymethylaminomethyl modification radical SAM/GNAT enzyme Elp3: MPSAIFSQACVEISQNLLSIQDATKDQIKSQIKRICTKYALERIPKNHEILSTVSGNDYIKLQKVLLKKPVKTASGVAVIALMPKPYACPHGRCTYCPGGIEFNSPNSYTGNEPSTINAIENQYDPKKQITNKLDKLVAYGHDPSKMELVIVGGTFLFMPKDYQTNFIKSCYDALNGFDSATLEEAKQANEKAQIRNVGFTIETKPDYCKEEHVDMMLDYGVTRIEIGVQSLQESVYKIVNRGHTYSDVVESFQISKDAGYKIVAHMMPGLPTVSPEVDIADFKKLFLDDSLKPDMLKIYPSLVLQHTPMYQDYLQGKYTPYSDEDMIHVLMELKKNIPRWVRIMRVQREIGPNEIIAGPKSGNLRQIVLERLKKHGMSCKCIRCREVGFTTQPQQEARLQREDYTSSGGEEVFLSYDDSLDRIYGFLRLRKPSPKAHRKEISRDFCIVRELHVYGKSLKIGERENGQIQHSGLGKNLMSEAEKIAREEFDAKKLLVISAVGTREYYRKIGYTSDGPYMAKKLE, from the coding sequence ATGCCCAGCGCAATATTTTCACAAGCCTGCGTAGAGATTTCGCAAAACCTGCTCTCAATACAGGATGCTACAAAGGACCAGATCAAATCACAAATAAAAAGAATCTGCACAAAATATGCGCTGGAGAGAATCCCAAAGAACCACGAAATTTTATCAACGGTTTCCGGAAATGATTACATCAAACTCCAAAAAGTATTGCTAAAAAAACCAGTCAAGACAGCATCTGGTGTTGCAGTAATTGCATTAATGCCAAAGCCATATGCATGTCCGCACGGCAGGTGCACATATTGCCCTGGTGGAATTGAATTTAATTCTCCAAATTCCTATACCGGCAATGAGCCATCAACTATTAATGCAATTGAAAACCAGTATGATCCAAAAAAACAGATTACAAACAAGCTTGACAAGTTGGTAGCATACGGCCACGATCCATCCAAGATGGAATTGGTTATTGTAGGTGGCACATTTCTTTTCATGCCAAAGGACTATCAGACAAATTTCATAAAATCATGCTATGATGCTCTAAATGGATTTGACTCTGCAACGCTGGAGGAGGCAAAGCAGGCAAACGAAAAAGCGCAAATTCGTAATGTCGGGTTTACCATAGAGACCAAGCCGGACTATTGCAAGGAAGAACATGTCGACATGATGCTGGACTATGGCGTCACCAGAATTGAAATTGGCGTGCAGAGCCTGCAGGAATCTGTGTATAAAATTGTCAACCGTGGTCATACATATTCTGATGTTGTAGAATCGTTCCAGATTTCAAAGGATGCAGGTTACAAGATAGTAGCTCATATGATGCCAGGTCTGCCCACAGTCAGCCCAGAAGTTGACATTGCGGATTTTAAGAAACTCTTCTTAGATGATTCGCTAAAGCCAGACATGCTCAAGATTTACCCGTCATTGGTGTTGCAGCACACGCCAATGTACCAGGACTATCTTCAGGGAAAATACACGCCATACTCCGATGAGGACATGATTCACGTACTAATGGAACTTAAGAAAAACATACCAAGGTGGGTAAGAATAATGCGGGTCCAGCGAGAGATTGGCCCAAATGAAATCATTGCTGGTCCAAAATCAGGCAACCTGAGGCAAATAGTGCTTGAGAGACTCAAAAAGCACGGCATGTCCTGCAAGTGCATTCGATGTCGTGAAGTTGGATTTACTACACAGCCACAACAGGAGGCCAGGCTCCAACGGGAAGACTATACCTCATCCGGCGGAGAAGAAGTGTTTTTGTCATATGATGATTCACTAGACAGAATCTACGGATTTTTGAGATTGCGTAAGCCAAGCCCCAAGGCCCACAGAAAAGAAATATCGCGAGACTTTTGTATTGTGCGGGAGCTGCACGTATATGGAAAATCACTCAAAATAGGAGAGCGAGAAAACGGACAGATACAGCACTCTGGTCTTGGAAAGAACCTGATGAGTGAGGCAGAAAAGATCGCGCGCGAAGAGTTTGATGCCAAAAAACTCTTGGTAATATCCGCAGTCGGCACCCGGGAATATTATAGAAAAATTGGATACACTTCGGATGGCCCATATATGGCAAAAAAACTAGAGTGA
- a CDS encoding proteasome assembly chaperone family protein has product MVRKILDESVHEIKKTLVKSPIIFAGFVGPGLAGPLAVGHMIEKLKMLEVGYLRSKYLPPATVFIQGRLRHPFRFYSNRKGNICCVICEVPLKAEGLYNIASIILDWAQTKGCRELVILDGVASEEHDSKTFCAAEEDLCRIMQDKEISMISQGFISGIPGSILNECIIRKIRAITLLVKASHAHPDPLAAATLIDSVNKVYGTVIDTVDLRKQKEKIGTEFHEMSEKYKEHRQADSGMYM; this is encoded by the coding sequence TTGGTAAGAAAAATTCTGGATGAGTCAGTCCACGAAATAAAAAAAACCCTGGTAAAAAGCCCGATAATATTTGCAGGCTTTGTAGGCCCAGGTCTTGCAGGCCCGCTTGCCGTCGGACATATGATAGAAAAATTGAAAATGTTAGAAGTTGGATATTTGCGATCAAAATATCTGCCACCAGCTACTGTCTTCATTCAGGGGAGATTGCGACACCCGTTTCGATTTTACTCTAACAGAAAAGGAAACATTTGCTGTGTAATATGCGAGGTTCCACTAAAGGCAGAAGGCCTGTATAATATCGCATCCATAATTTTGGACTGGGCTCAGACAAAGGGATGTAGAGAACTCGTGATATTGGATGGGGTTGCATCTGAAGAGCACGATTCCAAGACGTTTTGTGCGGCAGAAGAAGACTTGTGCCGAATAATGCAGGACAAGGAAATATCGATGATTTCTCAGGGCTTTATCTCTGGCATTCCTGGCAGCATTCTAAACGAATGCATTATCCGCAAAATACGCGCAATTACTCTACTAGTCAAGGCAAGTCACGCCCATCCTGACCCGCTAGCTGCTGCCACCCTGATTGACTCTGTGAATAAAGTCTATGGCACGGTTATTGATACTGTAGACCTTAGAAAGCAAAAGGAGAAAATCGGAACAGAATTTCACGAGATGTCTGAAAAATATAAGGAGCACAGACAGGCGGATTCTGGAATGTATATGTAG
- the lysS gene encoding lysine--tRNA ligase, with product MSEEEKIIIGRGTWIDKLASEMIEREKQLGRETKLLKVESGLGASGIPHIGSLGDAVRAYGVKLALENLGYKSDLIAYSDDLDGLRKIPEGLPDTLSEHIAKPVSLIPDPFGCHDSYGMHMSSILLDGLDKLGIKYNFIRARDAYKNGLLRDQIHTILINSEKIGNKIAELVGQEKYQKFLPYYPVCAKCNRLYTAQSYEYDQERRVVKYRCVGAEIGSKMLKGCGHEGEADISKDLGKLAWKVEFAARWHAFDIRFEAYGKDIMDSVKVNDWVSEEVLGHPPPHHVKYEMFLDKGGKKISKSAGNVVTSQKWFRYGTPKSMLLLLYKRITGARELGFEDIPALMDEYNEIEDIYFGKMKLDNEAKLLKTRGLYEYTNLLNPPKTPPMHVNFRLLIELCRIFKDDRIGLVTKKLIDYGSIKNSEPHIEQLIELAGNYADDFEDEESVKIEINLETKAALSKLVTILELDQDPEDLQNTIYNIAKENNVQPKDFFMILYQIIINASRGPKIGPFIMDIGRKKVAQTISKHI from the coding sequence TTGTCAGAGGAAGAAAAAATAATCATTGGCAGGGGAACCTGGATTGACAAGCTCGCATCAGAGATGATAGAGCGGGAAAAACAGTTGGGGCGAGAAACAAAACTCCTCAAAGTGGAATCAGGCCTTGGTGCGTCCGGCATTCCGCACATCGGAAGTCTGGGTGATGCAGTTCGAGCCTATGGGGTGAAGCTTGCACTGGAAAATCTAGGTTACAAGTCTGATTTGATAGCATATTCCGATGATCTAGATGGCCTCAGAAAGATTCCAGAGGGCTTGCCAGATACACTATCAGAGCACATTGCAAAGCCAGTGTCACTTATTCCGGATCCGTTTGGGTGCCATGACTCTTATGGAATGCACATGAGTAGTATTCTGCTTGATGGGTTGGACAAATTAGGAATAAAGTATAATTTCATTCGGGCTCGAGACGCTTACAAAAACGGCCTGCTTCGCGACCAAATCCATACAATTCTGATCAATTCTGAGAAAATAGGAAATAAGATAGCAGAACTGGTAGGACAGGAAAAGTACCAGAAATTTTTGCCGTACTATCCGGTTTGCGCAAAATGTAACAGGTTATACACTGCACAATCATACGAGTATGACCAGGAAAGAAGGGTTGTAAAATACAGATGTGTCGGAGCTGAAATAGGATCAAAAATGCTCAAGGGTTGCGGCCATGAGGGAGAAGCAGACATTTCAAAGGACTTGGGTAAGCTTGCATGGAAGGTAGAGTTTGCCGCAAGATGGCATGCATTTGACATCAGGTTTGAGGCATATGGAAAAGACATTATGGATTCAGTCAAGGTAAACGACTGGGTATCTGAGGAAGTGCTAGGCCATCCGCCACCGCACCACGTAAAATATGAAATGTTTTTGGACAAGGGCGGTAAGAAGATATCAAAATCTGCAGGAAATGTCGTCACATCACAGAAATGGTTCAGGTACGGAACACCAAAGTCCATGTTACTATTACTATACAAGAGAATCACAGGTGCACGAGAGCTAGGCTTTGAGGACATTCCAGCATTAATGGATGAATACAATGAGATAGAGGACATTTATTTTGGAAAGATGAAACTTGACAATGAGGCAAAGTTACTTAAGACCAGAGGACTGTACGAGTACACAAATTTGCTAAATCCGCCAAAGACTCCTCCAATGCATGTCAATTTCAGGCTGCTAATAGAATTGTGTAGAATCTTCAAGGATGACAGGATAGGACTGGTGACAAAAAAGCTCATCGACTATGGCTCTATCAAAAACTCCGAGCCCCACATTGAGCAGTTAATAGAGCTTGCAGGAAATTACGCTGACGACTTTGAGGATGAAGAGTCTGTAAAAATTGAAATCAATCTTGAAACCAAGGCGGCTCTGTCCAAACTTGTCACAATATTAGAATTAGACCAGGATCCTGAAGACTTGCAGAACACAATTTATAACATTGCCAAAGAGAACAATGTCCAGCCAAAGGACTTTTTCATGATATTA